One genomic region from Listeria monocytogenes encodes:
- a CDS encoding response regulator transcription factor: MKQILVVDDDRHILKLVGHYLRAEGFRVLEASDGVEAEKIVETEQVHLAVIDVMMPNMDGFELCQKMRASYPDIPVIMLTAKDALADKSRGFEVGTDDYVTKPFEPEELIFRIRALLRRSNQASEVKINIGNITIDQKSYGIKIGNQERMIPVKEFELLYQLASYPGRIFTREELIERIWQRDYDGSDRTVDVHIKRLRDHFDEEKDGIRIVTVRGVGYKLEETR, encoded by the coding sequence ATGAAACAAATATTAGTAGTAGATGATGATCGGCATATACTTAAACTTGTGGGCCACTATTTGCGTGCAGAAGGCTTCCGTGTACTTGAGGCAAGTGATGGGGTAGAAGCAGAAAAAATAGTTGAAACAGAGCAAGTTCATTTAGCTGTAATTGATGTGATGATGCCTAACATGGATGGTTTTGAACTTTGCCAAAAAATGCGCGCAAGTTATCCTGATATCCCTGTTATTATGTTGACAGCTAAAGATGCGCTGGCGGATAAATCACGCGGTTTTGAAGTGGGCACAGATGATTATGTCACAAAACCCTTTGAACCAGAAGAGCTGATCTTTCGAATTCGTGCGTTGCTACGGCGTTCCAATCAAGCAAGCGAAGTCAAAATCAACATCGGAAATATCACCATCGATCAAAAAAGTTATGGCATAAAAATTGGCAACCAAGAACGAATGATTCCCGTGAAAGAATTTGAGCTTTTATATCAGCTAGCAAGCTATCCTGGCCGGATTTTTACTCGAGAAGAATTAATTGAGCGGATTTGGCAACGTGATTATGATGGTAGTGACCGGACAGTGGATGTACATATTAAACGTTTGCGTGACCATTTTGATGAGGAGAAGGATGGTATTCGAATTGTTACGGTGCGCGGCGTCGGTTATAAATTGGAGGAGACAAGATGA
- a CDS encoding sensor histidine kinase, giving the protein MKSLYSRIVVTMLVVILSSSLLGFFFANIYYQIKLKPFNDEKTAKIAKEVQQFYESNATISLNEYLENVGELGYELYLTDGAEKSTYFGGAFRKKDLPDKTIKQVLDGDTYHGIDSFDTGIFITGFFDNDVRNTIGVPVQVDGKQLALFIRQDPEQQFGELRIFFAMILIFTSIISILLVLISGRYIVKPVVKLTNATKKIRKGNYDVAFEVRRKDEIGQLADSFTKMASELEKSEASRQEFVANVSHELQSPLTSMQGFARLLGSGTLTEKEQAEYLTVLSEETTRLSSLSKQLLTLASLDQESELRKKEPVHLAKQWRQLIQMTEWSWREKELTINLDLADVNYTGDAELLYQVWSNLLTNAIKFTPQGGNIQVRLYEDMTNVFVEVQDSGVGISKVDMTKIFDRFYKANESRTREEGSSGLGLSICQKIITLHHGEVTVQSSLEKGTTFTVKLPKN; this is encoded by the coding sequence ATGAAATCGTTATACAGTCGAATAGTTGTCACGATGCTTGTCGTCATCCTTTCCAGTAGTTTGCTCGGCTTTTTCTTTGCAAACATTTATTACCAAATAAAATTAAAACCTTTTAACGACGAAAAAACAGCCAAAATAGCGAAGGAAGTCCAACAATTTTACGAGTCAAATGCTACGATTTCTTTAAATGAGTACTTGGAAAATGTGGGCGAACTGGGATATGAATTATATTTGACAGATGGCGCGGAAAAATCCACTTATTTTGGTGGTGCTTTTCGAAAAAAAGATTTACCAGATAAGACAATCAAGCAAGTACTAGACGGAGATACTTATCATGGAATTGACTCATTCGATACAGGCATTTTCATCACAGGCTTTTTTGATAATGATGTGCGAAATACCATTGGTGTCCCGGTGCAAGTAGATGGTAAACAACTAGCGCTATTCATACGTCAAGACCCGGAACAACAATTTGGGGAACTTCGAATATTTTTCGCGATGATACTTATTTTCACATCCATCATTAGTATTCTGTTGGTTCTTATTAGTGGCAGATATATTGTCAAACCTGTCGTGAAGTTGACGAATGCGACGAAAAAAATACGTAAAGGTAATTACGATGTAGCCTTTGAAGTTCGGCGTAAGGATGAAATTGGGCAGTTGGCAGACTCGTTTACGAAAATGGCTAGTGAACTCGAAAAATCTGAAGCTTCCCGCCAAGAATTTGTCGCCAATGTTTCTCATGAACTACAATCTCCGCTCACATCCATGCAAGGCTTTGCGAGACTTTTAGGTTCTGGAACACTAACCGAAAAAGAACAAGCCGAATATTTAACCGTGTTATCAGAGGAGACCACGCGTCTATCCTCCTTAAGCAAACAACTACTCACACTCGCTTCACTTGATCAAGAATCAGAGCTACGGAAAAAAGAACCAGTTCACTTAGCCAAGCAGTGGCGTCAATTAATCCAAATGACCGAGTGGAGTTGGCGCGAAAAAGAACTAACGATAAACTTAGATTTAGCAGATGTAAACTATACTGGCGATGCCGAATTGCTTTATCAAGTGTGGTCCAATTTGTTAACTAATGCGATTAAATTCACACCACAGGGCGGGAATATTCAAGTCCGCCTTTATGAAGATATGACGAATGTTTTTGTAGAAGTTCAAGATAGCGGTGTCGGCATAAGTAAGGTGGATATGACCAAGATTTTTGACCGTTTTTATAAAGCTAACGAAAGCCGAACCAGAGAAGAAGGCTCGAGTGGCCTAGGATTATCCATTTGCCAGAAAATTATCACGCTCCATCACGGCGAAGTAACCGTGCAAAGTAGCCTTGAAAAAGGAACAACATTCACAGTCAAACTACCAAAAAACTAA
- a CDS encoding ABC transporter permease, producing MFLALRELKHAKLRYILIGLIMVLIAWLVLFVTGLANGLANDNGAAISSNKATYYVLQKDSDNRLTRSNLTASETDSVAKQVKKSESTNLGVQMGTITPPNKDKKTDITYFGIDKTGFMKPAISEGTEPQKTKEVVADISLKESGYKLGSKLKDSATGEEFTITAFTKNNTFSHSPVIFVGWDAWKLVHQTNQAAEGEYNAVALDVSESTAKNLSLGSMELSSSKEVLQGIPGYSEEQGSLLMMIAFLFVIAAFVLAAFFYVITIQKINQFGILKAVGARTAYLGRSIVTQVVFLSVISLLIGNGLTFGLAAILPASMPFTLSPVLAIGCSALFLVVAVIGSMLSLYRVAKVDALEAIGRAN from the coding sequence ATGTTTTTGGCATTAAGAGAATTAAAACACGCAAAATTACGCTATATTCTAATTGGATTAATTATGGTGTTAATCGCATGGCTTGTTTTGTTTGTAACGGGGCTTGCGAATGGACTTGCAAATGATAATGGGGCAGCCATTTCATCCAATAAAGCAACTTATTATGTTTTACAAAAAGACTCGGATAATCGCTTAACGAGGTCCAATTTAACCGCATCCGAAACAGACAGCGTAGCGAAGCAAGTGAAAAAATCAGAAAGCACCAATCTAGGTGTGCAAATGGGTACAATTACACCACCCAACAAAGATAAAAAAACAGATATTACTTATTTCGGTATAGATAAAACAGGCTTCATGAAACCGGCCATCTCAGAAGGAACAGAGCCACAGAAAACAAAAGAAGTAGTAGCCGATATTTCTTTAAAAGAGTCTGGTTATAAATTAGGCAGCAAACTCAAAGATAGCGCAACAGGGGAAGAATTCACGATAACTGCCTTTACCAAAAACAATACATTTAGTCATTCACCGGTTATTTTCGTTGGCTGGGATGCTTGGAAATTAGTGCATCAAACGAACCAAGCAGCAGAAGGAGAATATAACGCCGTAGCACTAGATGTTTCCGAAAGTACAGCTAAGAACCTATCACTCGGATCCATGGAACTTTCGTCTAGTAAAGAAGTGCTTCAAGGTATTCCAGGCTATTCAGAAGAACAAGGATCATTACTAATGATGATTGCTTTTTTATTCGTTATCGCCGCATTTGTTCTAGCTGCTTTCTTTTATGTCATTACGATTCAAAAAATCAATCAATTTGGTATTTTAAAAGCAGTTGGCGCACGAACAGCCTATTTAGGCCGAAGCATCGTTACCCAAGTTGTTTTCTTGTCAGTCATCAGTTTATTAATTGGAAACGGCTTAACATTTGGGCTTGCAGCAATTTTACCAGCAAGCATGCCATTTACACTTAGCCCGGTGCTTGCAATCGGCTGTTCTGCCTTATTCCTTGTTGTAGCAGTCATCGGATCGATGTTATCACTTTACCGTGTAGCGAAAGTAGATGCGTTAGAAGCAATTGGGAGGGCAAACTAA
- a CDS encoding putative quinol monooxygenase — translation MLHIQAKVQVKPDLVAEFLVEVNLVIQGSLSETGNHGYELVRSVENANIFYILEKWADEAAIQFHNGTEHYKRFKKNVPAFLATPIEVDLLAPVERR, via the coding sequence ATGCTACACATACAAGCAAAAGTCCAAGTTAAACCTGATTTAGTAGCGGAATTTTTGGTGGAAGTGAATTTAGTAATCCAAGGCTCGCTTTCAGAAACCGGAAATCATGGCTACGAATTAGTTCGCTCTGTAGAAAACGCAAATATTTTCTATATTCTAGAAAAGTGGGCTGATGAAGCAGCAATTCAGTTCCATAACGGGACAGAGCATTATAAACGTTTCAAAAAGAATGTCCCCGCTTTTTTAGCAACGCCGATTGAGGTGGATTTGCTTGCTCCAGTTGAGCGGCGATAG
- a CDS encoding SpaA isopeptide-forming pilin-related protein: MITVKKYPMLLMSFLIVGMIIFCVPHHAQATELDNIIDGVQILDRDGKPIDSESDSDRVVDSQEDIVVVYNWSIKDNQPVHAGDTVHIQIPKEFKIYTTVQGELVISDGGASCGEFEITTDGMMTITFNDYVENHSISHGIVEVYTNFDLEELDGETPTTIVFPISENDSEEFTIKIKPDTTNAFEKKGSTVQNAQVIDWEIKINQELATHENASVEDFPGNGQKILFDSFEVHEMNMHIDGTYEIGAKVDPSEYTVTKINNTSGQTGFRLTFENPIDSAYQITYQTEITDFNKATFSNTATFNSDETEEVMDSDVVIPRDPIIQKYPLLFDTTSNKISWKVEYNQGHYALDNSVMVDTYIDEQSFGGITRIVNGDTGIPLLPTEYTVTDMGSAGFKIELPDDGYYTIYFETIVPEGTTGMISNTASIISPNIPDNEAEGDYFIPDPSPTEGLIDKKIENFNAKTGELTWEIIINKDGGTLHNPVITDEFPDGGLIFHPATLKIMDSEQVKLDSADYEVVPLNGDSSWEKGFQINFNRDITGQHVITYKTQVNPSTHTSGDNEYTNNATIKTDTAEASDSDTKWIDKVIDADGYKNGVFNYKTGEIEWKLIFNDSSKLISKPTIEDSLNSGQTFIQDSIEIHKIDLSATPQVGELIPPENYDVTFTKKENGNEQMLITFKKPLIHPVEVTYKTKPVGITKPLYKNKAVISDGEEVLADYEAEVIDDNANKYVNKSGEQVGDNIDWEIYANQSGSTVSNATVTDTLGTGQKLDTSSIKVYKAQTSVTGKMLQESNMPISPGEYDLKTGVDEESNLEYFQVKFKNEINQSYVIKYQTAITLTSDTETTAQIGNSVTFTGDNITKGETEKTKNIEVKITTGDGTGTGETGKIILNKVDKADPSIPLEGATFDLYANDEKVDTQTTDKNGVIEFDDLVYGDYTLKEVSAPEGYTLPTASTENIQVKLEQDEKVVQVMNEKMPIKETGEVHLVKTDKATGATLAGAEFSLYDKSGAELQNGLTTDENGELTIHNLDLGSYYLKETKAPEGYKLSEKTWEFSVESGQVDAIEIQAENEKDLGEAVLTKVDSETNAKLSGAKFNLLNDSGEVIQTNLVSDENGEIRVQNLEPGDYAFQETEAPTNYDLATNTWPFTIVAGQTSATMVTAENNKTGKPDVDTGEVILVKQDSATGETLEGAVFDLMTADGAIVASNLTTDANGEITVTNLAPGKYSFKETKAPEGYELASDVWEFTIAPNQPEKITITAENTKLAPIPDAGSVKIIKQDSENGVRLAGAEFSLIAENGETLQTNLKTDEAGELEVNNLAPGNYRIQETKAPDGYQLESTPWQFEIVANDTIQVTVIAENAKLEPDISETGAVRLIKTDSETGTRLSGAVFSLLDESGKVIQANLTTDENGEIFIDGLTPGNYSLKETKAPDGYELAEQPWNFQIVKGQVDAVIIKAENSPIIANGAISFEGDETDKPESIEIPVRKTDTLATEVTKLPQTGDKTSFPRVILGGSAVLMSLLYLRKKSS; the protein is encoded by the coding sequence ATGATTACAGTGAAAAAATATCCAATGTTATTAATGAGTTTTTTAATCGTAGGGATGATTATTTTTTGTGTACCTCATCATGCCCAAGCTACAGAGTTAGATAATATCATTGATGGTGTTCAAATTTTAGATAGAGATGGCAAGCCGATAGATAGTGAAAGCGATTCTGACAGAGTAGTAGATAGTCAAGAGGATATTGTCGTCGTTTACAATTGGTCGATTAAGGATAATCAACCAGTTCATGCGGGAGATACTGTTCATATCCAAATCCCAAAAGAATTTAAAATCTATACGACAGTTCAAGGGGAGTTAGTCATAAGTGATGGAGGGGCTTCTTGCGGAGAATTCGAAATTACAACAGATGGGATGATGACGATTACCTTCAATGACTATGTAGAGAATCATTCTATTAGTCACGGCATAGTAGAAGTCTATACGAATTTTGATTTAGAAGAATTAGACGGTGAAACACCAACTACAATCGTTTTCCCAATCAGCGAAAACGACTCCGAAGAATTTACAATAAAAATAAAACCAGATACCACTAACGCTTTTGAGAAAAAAGGGTCAACGGTTCAAAATGCGCAAGTGATTGACTGGGAAATCAAAATAAACCAAGAATTAGCAACGCACGAAAATGCTTCAGTAGAAGATTTCCCGGGAAATGGTCAGAAAATTCTCTTTGACTCATTTGAAGTGCACGAAATGAATATGCATATAGATGGCACTTACGAAATAGGCGCTAAAGTGGATCCATCTGAATATACTGTAACTAAAATAAACAATACTTCTGGTCAAACGGGATTTCGATTAACGTTTGAAAATCCGATTGATTCAGCATATCAAATCACCTATCAAACAGAAATAACGGATTTTAATAAAGCAACTTTTTCAAATACAGCAACATTTAATTCTGATGAAACGGAAGAAGTAATGGATTCAGATGTAGTAATTCCTCGAGATCCAATTATTCAAAAATATCCATTATTGTTTGATACAACATCTAATAAAATTTCATGGAAAGTAGAATATAACCAAGGGCATTACGCACTAGACAATTCTGTAATGGTGGATACTTACATTGATGAACAATCCTTTGGTGGAATTACACGTATTGTAAATGGAGATACAGGAATACCGCTACTTCCAACCGAATATACCGTAACAGATATGGGGTCAGCTGGTTTTAAAATTGAGTTGCCAGATGACGGTTACTACACGATTTATTTTGAAACAATCGTTCCAGAAGGCACCACGGGAATGATTTCCAACACCGCATCAATCATTTCCCCGAACATCCCTGATAACGAGGCAGAAGGTGACTATTTTATCCCCGATCCTTCACCGACAGAGGGGCTAATTGATAAAAAAATCGAAAATTTTAATGCGAAAACAGGGGAATTAACGTGGGAAATTATTATCAATAAAGACGGCGGAACGCTTCATAATCCGGTTATTACAGACGAATTTCCTGACGGCGGATTAATTTTCCATCCAGCGACTCTAAAAATTATGGACAGCGAGCAAGTGAAATTAGACTCGGCGGATTACGAGGTTGTTCCATTAAATGGCGATAGTAGCTGGGAAAAAGGATTTCAAATCAATTTTAACCGAGATATTACTGGGCAACATGTTATTACTTATAAAACCCAAGTGAATCCAAGTACTCATACAAGTGGAGACAATGAATACACTAATAATGCAACCATTAAAACGGACACAGCAGAAGCATCCGACTCGGATACAAAATGGATTGATAAAGTCATCGATGCAGACGGATATAAAAATGGTGTGTTCAATTACAAAACAGGTGAAATTGAATGGAAATTAATTTTCAATGATAGTTCCAAACTAATCTCCAAGCCAACGATAGAGGATTCGCTTAATTCAGGACAAACATTCATTCAAGACTCTATTGAAATCCACAAAATTGATCTTTCCGCAACACCACAAGTTGGGGAATTAATACCGCCGGAAAATTATGATGTCACTTTTACGAAAAAAGAAAATGGTAACGAGCAAATGCTTATTACCTTCAAAAAACCATTAATTCACCCAGTTGAAGTTACCTACAAAACGAAACCAGTAGGCATCACTAAGCCACTTTATAAAAATAAAGCAGTTATAAGTGACGGGGAAGAAGTGCTCGCTGATTACGAAGCAGAAGTAATTGATGATAATGCAAATAAATATGTTAATAAATCGGGTGAGCAAGTTGGAGATAATATCGATTGGGAAATTTATGCAAATCAATCTGGATCAACGGTCAGTAATGCAACTGTAACTGACACACTTGGTACAGGGCAAAAACTAGACACCTCTAGTATTAAGGTATACAAAGCGCAAACTTCTGTTACAGGCAAGATGTTGCAAGAGAGTAACATGCCAATTTCCCCAGGTGAATATGATTTGAAAACAGGTGTAGATGAGGAAAGTAATTTAGAATATTTCCAAGTGAAATTTAAAAATGAAATTAATCAATCCTATGTGATTAAATACCAGACAGCGATTACCTTGACCTCGGATACAGAAACAACGGCGCAAATCGGCAATTCCGTCACTTTTACAGGAGATAATATTACAAAAGGCGAAACTGAAAAAACTAAAAATATTGAAGTTAAAATAACAACGGGCGACGGCACAGGAACCGGGGAAACTGGGAAAATAATTTTAAATAAAGTGGATAAAGCCGATCCAAGTATTCCGCTAGAAGGCGCGACGTTTGACTTGTACGCGAATGATGAAAAAGTGGATACACAAACAACCGATAAAAATGGCGTTATCGAGTTCGACGATTTGGTATACGGAGACTACACTTTAAAAGAAGTGAGTGCACCAGAAGGATACACATTACCAACCGCTTCGACAGAGAATATCCAAGTGAAGTTAGAGCAAGACGAAAAAGTCGTTCAAGTCATGAATGAAAAAATGCCAATCAAAGAAACTGGTGAGGTTCATTTAGTGAAAACCGACAAAGCAACTGGAGCCACGTTGGCAGGAGCTGAATTTTCACTATATGATAAGTCTGGAGCCGAACTACAAAACGGACTCACAACGGATGAAAATGGCGAACTAACTATCCATAATTTAGACTTAGGTAGTTATTATTTAAAAGAAACAAAAGCGCCAGAAGGATATAAACTCTCGGAAAAAACATGGGAATTCAGCGTGGAATCAGGGCAAGTAGATGCGATAGAAATCCAAGCAGAAAATGAAAAAGATTTAGGAGAAGCAGTCTTAACTAAAGTTGATAGCGAGACGAATGCTAAGTTATCCGGCGCGAAATTCAACTTATTAAATGACTCTGGCGAAGTTATTCAAACTAACCTTGTCTCGGATGAAAATGGAGAAATTCGTGTTCAAAACCTAGAGCCAGGAGACTACGCATTCCAAGAAACGGAAGCTCCAACAAATTATGATTTAGCGACAAATACATGGCCATTTACCATTGTGGCAGGGCAAACGAGTGCTACAATGGTAACAGCTGAAAATAATAAAACAGGGAAACCAGATGTCGATACTGGCGAAGTTATTCTCGTGAAACAGGATAGTGCAACGGGTGAAACTTTAGAAGGAGCGGTTTTTGATTTGATGACCGCTGATGGCGCTATAGTTGCAAGTAATTTAACAACTGATGCTAACGGGGAAATCACAGTGACTAATTTAGCACCAGGTAAGTATTCCTTTAAAGAAACAAAGGCGCCAGAAGGATATGAGTTAGCGAGTGATGTGTGGGAATTTACTATTGCTCCAAATCAACCAGAAAAAATAACAATTACGGCTGAAAATACGAAATTGGCCCCAATTCCAGATGCGGGTTCAGTAAAAATTATTAAACAAGACAGCGAAAATGGCGTTCGATTGGCGGGAGCTGAGTTTTCGCTAATAGCTGAAAATGGCGAGACGCTACAAACAAATTTGAAAACCGATGAAGCTGGAGAACTTGAAGTTAATAATCTTGCTCCAGGAAATTATCGTATTCAAGAAACAAAAGCGCCAGACGGATATCAACTTGAATCAACTCCATGGCAGTTTGAAATTGTAGCAAATGACACGATTCAAGTTACTGTTATAGCTGAAAACGCCAAGCTGGAACCAGATATATCTGAAACCGGTGCGGTGCGATTAATCAAAACGGATAGTGAAACCGGAACTAGACTAAGCGGCGCTGTTTTTAGCCTCCTAGATGAATCAGGAAAAGTCATCCAAGCTAATTTAACGACCGATGAGAATGGCGAAATCTTTATAGATGGCTTAACACCAGGAAATTATTCGCTAAAAGAAACAAAGGCGCCAGACGGATATGAGTTAGCAGAACAGCCATGGAATTTCCAAATAGTTAAGGGGCAAGTAGATGCAGTAATCATAAAAGCAGAAAACTCGCCTATCATAGCAAATGGGGCTATTTCATTTGAAGGCGATGAAACGGATAAACCCGAATCAATTGAAATTCCAGTAAGGAAAACTGATACTTTAGCAACAGAAGTAACCAAACTACCGCAAACAGGAGATAAAACGTCATTTCCTAGAGTTATTTTAGGTGGAAGTGCAGTGTTAATGAGTTTGTTATACCTTAGAAAAAAATCCTCATAA
- a CDS encoding Cof-type HAD-IIB family hydrolase, with the protein MANVAIDTVITDMDGTLLVKKGDQIHPFNKEVLMEWQKKGKKLFLATGRLDLAILPFIHELNIKTPVISCNGGLVRDFTTGEILYKSNIELDLIHTVLETLEPLDVNYHIYTTERILGPSNTGKIAFFNELNKTLPENEQVPITLTTDPFSVLREGEFPLKVLVIESDLEKRAEIKAALEGLPLSVLASASNLIDIMNEGIDKAKGLTYLAEHGYINLDSTIAFGDNENDVGMIELAEIGVAMENGIPLAIEKADKIAKHHDIGGLGLFMQEEIL; encoded by the coding sequence TTGGCAAATGTAGCAATTGATACAGTTATTACAGATATGGACGGAACATTACTAGTAAAAAAAGGCGATCAAATTCATCCGTTCAACAAAGAAGTTTTAATGGAGTGGCAAAAAAAGGGGAAAAAACTTTTCCTTGCCACGGGACGACTGGATTTAGCAATTTTACCATTTATCCACGAACTTAATATCAAAACGCCAGTCATTTCTTGTAATGGAGGATTAGTACGCGATTTTACTACTGGAGAAATTTTATATAAAAGTAATATTGAACTGGATTTGATACATACGGTATTAGAAACGCTTGAACCTCTGGACGTTAATTATCATATTTATACAACGGAGCGAATTCTCGGGCCAAGCAATACTGGCAAAATCGCCTTTTTCAATGAATTAAATAAAACTTTACCAGAAAATGAACAAGTTCCAATTACGTTAACAACAGATCCATTCAGCGTGCTTCGGGAAGGTGAATTCCCACTAAAAGTACTTGTAATTGAGTCGGATTTAGAAAAACGAGCTGAAATCAAAGCAGCTTTAGAAGGCTTGCCACTTTCTGTTCTCGCGTCTGCCTCGAATTTAATTGATATTATGAATGAAGGTATTGATAAGGCGAAAGGCCTCACTTATCTTGCGGAACATGGTTACATTAATCTTGATTCAACTATTGCTTTTGGGGATAATGAAAATGATGTCGGTATGATTGAATTAGCCGAAATTGGTGTAGCAATGGAGAATGGCATTCCGCTAGCTATAGAAAAAGCAGATAAAATCGCAAAACATCATGATATCGGCGGGCTAGGGTTATTTATGCAAGAAGAAATTTTATAA
- a CDS encoding ABC transporter ATP-binding protein has translation MTLMMKNISKNYQDGEQVIEVLKNVSLEVAQGEFVAIVGPSGAGKSTFLSIAGALLSPTEGEIAIGGKVLNDLTSKDLTKVRLDKVGFIFQGANLIPYLNVRDQLLVIAELSGDKGRVAKEKADELLKELGLTARENNYPESLSGGEKQRVAIARALMNDPDIILADEPTASLDASRGHKVVQMIADEVKRKNKAAIMVTHDERVLDLVDRVIRIEDGYLKD, from the coding sequence ATGACTTTAATGATGAAAAATATTTCTAAAAATTATCAAGATGGCGAGCAAGTCATCGAAGTGTTGAAAAATGTATCTTTAGAAGTGGCGCAAGGAGAATTCGTTGCAATCGTTGGACCTTCAGGCGCTGGGAAAAGTACATTTTTATCCATCGCAGGTGCATTATTATCCCCGACAGAAGGAGAAATTGCTATAGGTGGAAAAGTGTTAAATGACCTCACAAGCAAAGACTTAACAAAAGTGCGGCTCGACAAAGTAGGGTTCATTTTCCAAGGTGCGAACCTAATCCCGTACTTAAATGTCCGTGATCAGTTACTCGTAATTGCGGAACTATCTGGTGATAAAGGGCGAGTAGCAAAAGAAAAAGCAGATGAATTACTTAAAGAATTAGGTTTAACTGCTCGCGAAAACAATTATCCGGAAAGTTTATCAGGTGGTGAAAAACAACGTGTCGCCATTGCTAGAGCACTAATGAACGACCCCGATATTATTTTAGCGGACGAACCAACCGCAAGCTTAGATGCGAGCCGTGGTCACAAAGTAGTCCAAATGATTGCGGATGAAGTAAAACGAAAAAACAAAGCTGCCATCATGGTTACGCATGATGAACGAGTTTTAGACTTAGTTGACCGCGTAATTCGGATTGAAGATGGCTATTTGAAGGATTAA
- a CDS encoding alpha/beta hydrolase → MKKYFITIMILLFGALSLSACQKDDEVENSSPPKVDLKNEIPIILIHGSGGDTHSLDEMADHLMNKYKSSNEAMSMSINSNGKIAYQGALTKDAKRPIIKFGFDQNQATPDDWSKWLKIAMEDLKSRYGFTQMDGVGHSNGGLALTYFAEDYSNDNAVPTLRKLVAIGSPFNDLDPDDNGDNLAFNKLPSNTPQLDYFIDKKIKISTDLEVLSIAGALSEDNLTDGIVPTNSSLASRLFMPNNAKVYMEDLQVGESAIHQTLHETSESIEKAHWFLEKSSPEKKEIKLISK, encoded by the coding sequence GTGAAGAAATATTTTATTACAATCATGATTTTACTTTTTGGCGCGTTATCTCTCAGTGCTTGCCAAAAAGATGATGAGGTTGAAAATTCTTCTCCTCCTAAAGTGGACTTAAAAAACGAAATACCCATTATTTTAATTCATGGAAGCGGTGGTGATACACATTCCTTAGATGAAATGGCAGATCACTTGATGAATAAATATAAAAGTTCCAATGAAGCAATGTCAATGTCTATTAACTCAAATGGAAAAATTGCATACCAAGGCGCGCTAACAAAAGATGCCAAACGTCCCATTATCAAATTTGGTTTCGACCAAAACCAAGCAACTCCCGATGACTGGTCTAAATGGTTAAAAATCGCAATGGAAGATTTAAAGTCCCGATACGGTTTCACACAAATGGACGGAGTTGGTCATTCTAACGGTGGCTTAGCTTTAACTTATTTTGCAGAAGACTACTCTAATGACAACGCGGTTCCTACTCTGCGCAAATTAGTTGCTATTGGCTCTCCTTTTAATGATTTGGACCCAGACGATAATGGCGATAATTTAGCTTTTAACAAATTACCATCCAACACCCCGCAATTAGATTATTTTATTGACAAAAAGATTAAAATTAGTACTGACCTAGAAGTACTATCCATTGCTGGAGCTCTCAGTGAAGATAATTTAACTGATGGTATCGTCCCAACGAATAGTTCCCTCGCTTCCAGACTTTTCATGCCTAATAACGCAAAAGTCTATATGGAAGATTTACAAGTTGGTGAAAGTGCTATTCACCAAACATTGCACGAAACATCTGAAAGTATCGAAAAAGCGCATTGGTTTTTAGAGAAATCGAGCCCCGAAAAAAAAGAAATCAAATTAATTTCTAAATAG